Genomic window (Synechococcus sp. LA31):
TTGGCTCGAGGTGAGCTGCTGGGCCGGCGCCAGCTGCGGCCCGCAGGAGAGCGGCCGTTTGTGTTGCGCTGGCAGCCGGGTGTGGCTCCGCTCGAGACCACACGCGCCCAACTGGAGGTGATGGCTGATGGTGTGGAGCAGCCGGTTCGCTACAGCTTTGAGCTGCCCACCCATCAGCTGCTCAGTTGGCTGATCGGCTGGCTCGCTGCCGGCGGCGGTTCCGCTCAGCCGGCCGACCTGCCAGAGAGCTTCTGGCAGTGGTTGATCCTCGGGCTCGAAACCACAGCGCCGCAGCCCTAGATTCGTTACACCAGCCTTCGTTATATGGGTCACGACAGCGCGTCCACCCAGGCTCGTTCGTCGGCCCTGCTGATCGGTTCGTGTGAGCCCTTCAGCGGTAAATCGGCTGTTGTGCTCGGGTTGGCACGGCAGTGGTTGCAGCGCGGCGTTCCGGTGCGGATCGGTAAACCCCTCGCTGATAGCGCTGAGTTGAGCGAGAGCAGCACGGGTGCGCTGATTGATGACGACGTGCGTTTCGTGGGCCAGATCCTCGGCCTCAGCGATGAACAGCTCGTGCCTTCGGTGCATCTGCAAGGGGCCGACGTGGCTCGCGAGCGTTTACTGGCTGGCAACTTGGACCCGGGTGCTGGCTTTGCCGCCCTCCAGCAGCAGCTCGATCAATCCGGCGACGGCATCACCCTGCTGGAGGGAGCCGGTGGCCTCAGCGATGGCCTGCTCTACGGCCTGAGCTTGGTGCAGGTGGCCCGGGGGCTGCAGGCGCCTGTGGTGTTGGTGCACAGCTGGAGTGGATGCCACAGCGCTGAGTCGCTGTTGGCTGCGCGTGAACAACTGGGTGATCTGCTCTGCGGGGTGGTGCTCAACGGTCTTCCGCCGGACCAGGTGCCACTGGTGCGCGCTGAGGTGGCTCCTGCCCTCGAGCGGTTAGGCGTGCCGGTGCTCGGTGTGATGCCCCGCTCACCGCTGCTGCGCAGCGTCACCGTGGAGGAGCTGGTGCGCCGCCTCGATGCTCAGGTGCTGTGCTGCCGCGATCGCCTCGATCTGCTGGTGGAAACCCTGTCCATCGGCGCGATGAATGTGAACTCCGCAATGGAGTTTTTCCGCCGCCGCCGCAACATGGCGGTTGTCACCGGCGCCGATCGCACTGACATCCAGCTGGCAGCCTTAGAGGCGTCCACCCAGTGCCTGATCCTCACGGGTGCTGGTGAGCCGTTGCCGCAGTTGATCTCCCGGGCAGAAGAGCTTGAGGTGCCCTTGCTGAAGGTGGAGCACGACACGCTCACCACCGTTGAGGTGATTGAAAGCGCTTTCGGTCATGTGCGCCTGCACGAATCGGTGAAGGCCACCTATGCGTTCCGCCTGGTGGAGGAGCACTGTGATTTTGAGCCGCTGCTGACGCGGTTGCGACTGCCAACCCCCGCTTGAACACTGCTAGTTTCAACCCGTCAGCTGGTGGCGTGCGTTGACCCGGTCTCTTGATCTACCGGCCCTCGACCGGATCGACACCTTGGCCCAGGAGCTCGCCTTGCTGCAGGACCGCAGCAAGCGCCGCATTGCGATT
Coding sequences:
- the ebsA gene encoding type IV pilus biogenesis protein EbsA, which codes for MSAALVALYAPYCQGDQLETGLQWLARGELLGRRQLRPAGERPFVLRWQPGVAPLETTRAQLEVMADGVEQPVRYSFELPTHQLLSWLIGWLAAGGGSAQPADLPESFWQWLILGLETTAPQP
- a CDS encoding phosphotransacetylase family protein — its product is MGHDSASTQARSSALLIGSCEPFSGKSAVVLGLARQWLQRGVPVRIGKPLADSAELSESSTGALIDDDVRFVGQILGLSDEQLVPSVHLQGADVARERLLAGNLDPGAGFAALQQQLDQSGDGITLLEGAGGLSDGLLYGLSLVQVARGLQAPVVLVHSWSGCHSAESLLAAREQLGDLLCGVVLNGLPPDQVPLVRAEVAPALERLGVPVLGVMPRSPLLRSVTVEELVRRLDAQVLCCRDRLDLLVETLSIGAMNVNSAMEFFRRRRNMAVVTGADRTDIQLAALEASTQCLILTGAGEPLPQLISRAEELEVPLLKVEHDTLTTVEVIESAFGHVRLHESVKATYAFRLVEEHCDFEPLLTRLRLPTPA